CGCTACGGCTTGATCGACGACGCGGTGCAGCGTCTCGATGCTTTGCGCGCCCACGAGCTTTTGCCGCAGAATGCCGCGGCGCGAGCGGTGGAACACGATCAATTGCGGAATCGGTCCGCCGTGCGTCAACCGCGAAGCCAGCTCACCTTGCCGATCGGTGTCGACCTGGGCGAATGCCACGCGCGACAAACCTCCGCGCCGGCGGAACTCGGGCATGATCGAACGCTTCATGGTCTGGCAAGCCGGGCACCATTCGGCGCCGACGAGTATCACCAAAGGACGGCCATTCTGGACATGGTCCGTGTAGGCAGATTCATACGTCGTCGAGGGGGCAGCCATGACGGCGGTCTGAATCAGCAGGGCCAAGGGAATACCGTTCATCTATGCGTCTCCTTTTTCGCAAACAATTTTGCCGGCGACACGCGCCACCGAAGCAACCGAATGGCGAGTGATCGCGAGCATCTGGGTTCGGCCCGCCGTTCCAGGCGACGTAGTGCCAGGCACTTCGTACACCGGCGTGGGCATTCGGACTGACCGCCGACAATCTCAGCCTCGACTGAGATGCGTGCGGTGCGTGATGGTTACATCGCAGTGGGCGGCAAAACGCCCGTGAGGCAGGGCCGGAATCTCTTTCCCGGCGGATGTTCTTCAGCAGTTCCCTTGCAGCGATGAATCCATCAACAAATCCAAGCCAAACGATGTCTGTACTTTAGGGAGGCGGGACGCCTCGTCAAGCAAAATCAGCCAC
This portion of the Pirellulales bacterium genome encodes:
- a CDS encoding thioredoxin family protein, which translates into the protein MNGIPLALLIQTAVMAAPSTTYESAYTDHVQNGRPLVILVGAEWCPACQTMKRSIMPEFRRRGGLSRVAFAQVDTDRQGELASRLTHGGPIPQLIVFHRSRRGILRQKLVGAQSIETLHRVVDQAVAATAEAEQPAPDATPDADHVAGMPTPDSTQQVD